One region of Miscanthus floridulus cultivar M001 chromosome 19, ASM1932011v1, whole genome shotgun sequence genomic DNA includes:
- the LOC136528532 gene encoding B-box zinc finger protein 32-like, with translation MGHHHGGVGCCCELCGAPAAVHCAADAAFLCAACDAKVHGANFLASRHRRTRLLDLAAAAGAPDEEDEYDSASSSAAPPRRRRRRAPAGSGSPSPRHPPCARRAEAVLEVWTKRTLGLAVGSAAARRRAAAAARELRACAHDLASAGVPPRVAMAAALWREVAGRGGGIGVGGHGEALRRLEACAHVPSRLVVAVTTSLERALERARARRRRRAATDAVEGWDECAWAGPKSSPARS, from the coding sequence ATGGGTCACCACCACGGCGGTGTGGGGTGCTGCTGCGAGCTCTGCGGCGCGCCGGCGGCCGTGCACTGCGCGGCGGACGCGGCCTTCCTCTGCGCCGCCTGCGACGCCAAGGTGCACGGCGCCAACTTCCTCGCGTCGCGGCACCGCCGCACGCGCCTCCTGGACCTCGCGGCCGCCGCGGGGGCGCCGGACGAGGAGGACGAGTACGACTCCGCGTCGTCGTCAGCGGCGCCaccgcggcggaggaggaggcgcgCGCCGGCCGGGAGCGGGAGCCCGAGCCCGAGGCACCCCCCGTGCGCGCGGCGCGCCGAGGCAGTGCTCGAGGTGTGGACCAAGCGGACTTTGGGCCTCGCGGTGgggtcggcggcggcgcgccggcgcgccgcggcggccgcgcggGAGCTCCGGGCGTGCGCCCACGACCTCGCCTCCGCGGGTGTCCCGCCGCGCGTCGCTATGGCCGCCGCGCTGTGGCGGGAGGTGGCGGGGCGCGGCGGTGGGATCGGCGTCGGGGGCCACGGCGAGGCGCTGCGGCGGCTGGAGGCGTGCGCGCACGTGCCGTCGAGGCTCGTGGTGGCGGTCACCACGTCCCTGGAGCGCGCACTCGAACGCGCACGCGCGCGCAGGCGGCGGAGGGCCGCCACGGACGCCGTGGAGGGTTGGGACGAGTGCGCGTGGGCCGGGCCCAAGTCGAGCCCGGCACGTTCTTGA